A single region of the Halobacterium wangiae genome encodes:
- a CDS encoding saccharopine dehydrogenase family protein codes for MTLLVYGAYGYTGELVAEEAVERGLDPVLAGRNAAELGRVGTRLDCETRAFSLDDDPATHLDDVDVALNCAGPFVDTAGPLASACLATGTDYLDITGELPVFESLAAHDADAADAGMALLPGVGFDVVPTDCLAAHLVDRLPSATHLALGFEPHGGLSPGTAATALRQIGDGGAVRRDGRVVSVPPAHRERRIDFGNGERTAVTFPWGDVSTAYHSTGVENVEVYVPVPANARRALRAVRHLGPVLDADPVNALLQRAVRRFVSGPDAEARASGRAFVWGEARNERTGETVVSRLVTPETYALTVDAATTAAQRALDGDAPVGFQTPSSAFGADFVLSLDGVERTDE; via the coding sequence ATGACGCTGCTCGTCTACGGCGCGTACGGCTACACGGGCGAACTGGTCGCCGAGGAGGCCGTCGAGCGCGGCCTCGACCCCGTGCTCGCGGGGCGGAACGCCGCGGAACTCGGTCGCGTCGGCACGCGACTGGACTGTGAGACGCGAGCGTTCTCCCTCGACGACGACCCCGCGACGCATCTCGACGACGTCGACGTCGCGCTGAACTGTGCCGGGCCGTTCGTCGACACCGCCGGCCCGCTGGCGAGCGCCTGTCTCGCCACGGGGACTGACTACCTCGACATCACCGGCGAACTCCCCGTCTTCGAGTCGCTGGCGGCCCACGACGCCGACGCCGCGGACGCCGGGATGGCGCTCCTGCCGGGGGTGGGCTTCGACGTGGTGCCGACCGACTGCCTCGCGGCGCACCTCGTCGACCGCCTCCCGAGCGCCACGCACCTCGCCCTCGGCTTCGAACCGCACGGCGGCCTCTCACCGGGGACGGCCGCGACCGCACTCCGTCAGATCGGCGACGGCGGGGCGGTCCGTCGGGACGGCCGCGTCGTCTCCGTGCCGCCCGCTCACCGCGAGCGCCGCATCGACTTCGGGAACGGCGAGCGCACCGCAGTCACGTTCCCGTGGGGCGACGTCTCGACGGCCTACCACTCGACGGGCGTCGAGAACGTCGAGGTGTACGTGCCGGTGCCGGCGAACGCGCGCCGCGCCCTCAGGGCCGTCCGCCACCTCGGCCCCGTCCTGGACGCCGATCCCGTGAACGCCCTCCTCCAGCGCGCCGTCCGCCGGTTCGTCTCCGGCCCCGATGCCGAGGCGCGCGCGTCGGGGCGGGCCTTCGTCTGGGGCGAAGCCAGGAACGAGCGGACCGGGGAGACGGTCGTCTCTCGACTCGTGACCCCGGAGACGTACGCGCTCACCGTCGACGCTGCGACCACGGCAGCCCAGCGCGCGCTCGACGGCGACGCCCCGGTGGGCTTCCAGACGCCGTCGTCGGCGTTCGGCGCCGACTTCGTGCTCTCACTGGACGGCGTCGAGCGCACCGACGAGTAG